One window of Microbacterium sp. Root61 genomic DNA carries:
- a CDS encoding acyl-CoA ligase (AMP-forming), exosortase A system-associated: MRTQIHALLAERAASHPDEAALTYRSVTQTYAEAWRAASAAALQLAGLGLQRGDRVAIYLEKRLETVAAIFATSVGGAVFVPINHVLKPAQVGHILIDSGARFLITSVDRLAPLAVAIAGTEVAHVIVVGDGVCEPSGDYGVHGWGDVQPDASEPGASDAIDIDPAAILYTSGSTGKPKGVVLSHRNLIVGAESVSTYLHNTSDDVILSILPLSFDAGLSQVTTAFAVGAHCVLMNYLLPRDVVRLCEKHGVTGLTCVPPLWLQLTGVDWPPATAGRLRYWANTGGRMPRTTLDRLRAIFTESDPYLMYGLTEAFRSTYLDPAEVDRRPGSIGKAIPNAEVLVLRPDGTPCAPGEEGELVHRGALVALGYWNDPERTAERFRPVRYLGQDWRDPERAVWSGDTVVADEEGFLSFVGRSDDMIKTSGYRVSPTELEEAAYGTGLVRDVVAIGVDDPLLGQRIVLVVTPSGGILEEGALVAALRPRLPAYMLPSRVDVRADLPRSPNGKFDRPLLTREVSA; encoded by the coding sequence ATGCGCACCCAGATCCATGCGCTTCTCGCTGAGCGTGCCGCCTCGCATCCCGATGAAGCAGCGCTGACATATCGAAGCGTCACCCAGACCTACGCCGAGGCGTGGAGAGCGGCCTCTGCGGCCGCGCTCCAGCTGGCGGGGCTGGGGCTCCAGCGCGGCGACCGGGTGGCGATCTACCTGGAGAAGCGACTGGAGACCGTCGCCGCGATCTTCGCGACATCCGTCGGCGGCGCAGTCTTCGTCCCCATCAACCATGTGCTCAAGCCCGCTCAGGTGGGTCACATCCTCATCGACAGCGGCGCGCGATTCCTCATCACCTCGGTGGATCGGCTGGCCCCGCTGGCGGTCGCGATCGCCGGCACCGAGGTCGCGCACGTCATCGTCGTCGGTGACGGTGTGTGCGAGCCATCCGGCGACTACGGTGTGCACGGCTGGGGCGACGTGCAGCCGGACGCATCTGAGCCCGGCGCGTCCGACGCGATCGACATCGATCCGGCGGCGATCCTCTACACGTCGGGCAGCACCGGAAAGCCCAAGGGCGTGGTGCTCAGCCATCGCAACCTCATCGTCGGTGCCGAGAGCGTCAGCACGTACCTGCACAACACGAGCGACGATGTCATCCTCAGCATCCTTCCCCTGAGCTTCGACGCGGGTCTGAGCCAGGTCACGACGGCCTTCGCCGTCGGAGCGCACTGCGTGCTGATGAACTACCTCCTGCCGCGTGACGTCGTGAGGCTGTGCGAGAAGCACGGAGTCACCGGGCTCACGTGCGTGCCACCACTGTGGCTGCAGCTCACGGGGGTCGACTGGCCTCCGGCGACGGCGGGTCGACTCCGCTATTGGGCGAATACCGGTGGGCGGATGCCCCGGACGACACTCGACCGTCTCCGCGCCATCTTCACCGAGTCCGATCCCTATCTCATGTACGGCCTCACCGAGGCGTTCCGGTCCACCTATCTGGACCCCGCCGAGGTGGATCGTCGCCCCGGATCGATCGGCAAGGCGATCCCGAACGCCGAGGTCCTCGTGCTCCGTCCCGACGGCACGCCGTGTGCACCGGGCGAGGAGGGCGAACTCGTCCATCGCGGCGCGCTCGTGGCGTTGGGCTACTGGAATGACCCCGAACGCACGGCCGAGCGGTTCCGGCCCGTTCGATACCTCGGCCAGGACTGGCGTGATCCCGAGCGCGCCGTGTGGTCCGGAGACACCGTGGTCGCCGACGAAGAGGGGTTCCTGTCGTTCGTCGGACGTTCCGACGACATGATCAAGACGTCCGGTTACCGGGTCAGTCCCACGGAACTGGAAGAAGCCGCCTACGGGACGGGGTTGGTGCGCGACGTCGTCGCGATCGGTGTCGACGATCCGCTGCTCGGCCAGCGGATCGTGCTCGTCGTCACCCCCTCCGGCGGGATCCTCGAAGAGGGCGCGCTCGTCGCTGCGCTGCGGCCGCGGCTGCCGGCATACATGCTCCCGTCCCGGGTAGACGTCCGCGCTGATCTGCCGCGCTCACCCAACGGCAAATTCGACCGACCGCTCCTCACCCGGGAGGTGTCCGCATGA
- a CDS encoding O-antigen ligase family protein, with protein MAMTHRENLMLTDEALPVSAETRSAGDRRTRVTAATMLTIYLVLLFAVPSYVTIGPLGGLGRPSVLWGLLLLFWWVLAWLQERSTPVHPVVQPVRYLFAAFVVVALVSFAAAMMRGQPADQISPATTALVRLASWSGVLLVAIDGIRTHSDAAKLVRRLAVAGIALAALGLAQFFTGQSLLEWVGSIPGLSADSGDVATRGSFTRAAATATHPLEYGTAVVASLPLVITAAVHRGFHRSPARSSAWWWAGVGIILMASLVTVSRSALIGLTVALVASLPSIPKAYRLLVATGGGIIAAAVFAFIPGMLGTIMNLFLGASDDPSTQSRTAALARVPGFIASSPLIGQGFGTFLPRYYIFDNGWVLLTVEVGILGVVTLVGFSLTAMGSAIWASLHSPFDETKAMSRALAASLLTIAVLLLFFDGFSFPMSAGAFFLIAGLATAMRGIAASDEALVLGIERVSRPEIVDDDVSETPPVKADSGPSHREQAEP; from the coding sequence ATGGCGATGACACACCGGGAGAACCTGATGCTCACGGACGAGGCCCTGCCGGTCTCGGCTGAGACGCGCAGTGCGGGAGACCGTCGGACCAGAGTCACTGCCGCAACGATGCTCACCATCTATCTCGTGCTGCTGTTCGCCGTTCCCTCGTATGTCACGATCGGCCCCCTCGGCGGACTCGGGCGCCCATCGGTGCTCTGGGGACTTCTCCTCCTGTTCTGGTGGGTGCTCGCTTGGCTTCAAGAACGGTCGACGCCCGTGCACCCCGTCGTGCAGCCTGTCCGCTATCTGTTCGCCGCATTCGTCGTCGTTGCGCTGGTCAGCTTCGCGGCGGCCATGATGCGCGGCCAGCCCGCGGATCAGATCAGTCCGGCCACCACGGCGCTGGTGCGTCTCGCATCGTGGAGCGGTGTCCTGCTCGTTGCGATCGATGGAATCCGAACGCATTCCGACGCCGCAAAACTGGTACGACGGCTCGCGGTCGCCGGCATCGCGCTGGCAGCACTGGGGTTGGCGCAGTTCTTCACAGGGCAGTCGCTGCTGGAGTGGGTAGGCAGCATCCCCGGCCTCTCAGCCGACTCCGGCGATGTCGCCACCCGCGGTTCGTTCACGCGGGCCGCAGCAACGGCAACCCATCCTCTCGAGTACGGGACGGCCGTCGTCGCGTCGTTGCCGCTCGTGATCACCGCCGCCGTGCATAGGGGATTCCATCGAAGCCCCGCGCGTTCTAGCGCGTGGTGGTGGGCCGGCGTCGGAATCATCCTCATGGCGTCCCTGGTCACCGTGTCCCGCTCCGCGCTCATCGGATTGACGGTGGCATTGGTCGCGTCACTGCCGTCCATCCCGAAGGCCTACCGGCTCCTCGTGGCGACAGGGGGCGGGATCATCGCTGCTGCGGTGTTCGCGTTCATTCCCGGAATGCTCGGGACGATCATGAATCTCTTCCTCGGCGCATCCGACGATCCGAGCACGCAATCGCGAACAGCCGCGCTTGCCCGGGTGCCGGGTTTCATTGCGTCCTCGCCCCTGATCGGTCAAGGATTCGGCACGTTCCTGCCCCGCTATTACATCTTCGACAACGGGTGGGTGCTGCTCACCGTGGAGGTCGGCATTCTCGGCGTCGTCACCCTCGTCGGCTTCAGCCTGACCGCGATGGGGAGCGCGATCTGGGCGAGTCTGCACTCGCCGTTCGACGAAACGAAGGCCATGAGTCGCGCTCTCGCCGCCTCGCTGCTCACGATTGCCGTCCTCCTCCTCTTCTTCGATGGGTTCTCCTTTCCCATGTCGGCAGGTGCTTTCTTCCTCATCGCAGGTCTGGCGACCGCGATGCGTGGCATCGCGGCATCGGACGAAGCCCTGGTCCTGGGAATAGAGCGCGTGTCCCGGCCGGAGATCGTGGACGACGACGTGTCCGAGACTCCCCCCGTGAAGGCCGACTCGGGCCCTTCGCACAGAGAGCAGGCGGAGCCCTGA